The Rickettsiales bacterium genome includes a region encoding these proteins:
- a CDS encoding type II secretion system protein: MKNGFTLIELSVVLIIIGLIVSGVLLGNYLIEASKVSAQISQITKYNLAVRAFQSKYNCLPGDCKNAQNFGFKPRGIKRGQGDGNSFIDGYITFPPGRGPGNASGCCQLDVAELALFWTDLSMAQLIDGNFNTASATVATTGVSSANLIKYMPKAKLGNENYIYVIGGGYQSLALSNIFGDNNHYFGIQQMNSINQYGWPLSNINIKVITAYNIDKKIDDGFPQSGGVMTLMNEFSRMWAGNSTMGGPFTTATPSSNTSCFDNGNVNGEKQRYSLSVNDGNNSSCALLIKFQ, encoded by the coding sequence ATGAAAAACGGATTTACATTAATTGAGCTGTCTGTAGTACTAATCATTATAGGCTTAATAGTAAGCGGAGTGTTATTAGGAAATTACCTTATAGAAGCATCAAAAGTCAGTGCTCAAATATCACAAATTACCAAATATAATTTGGCGGTTAGAGCTTTTCAAAGTAAGTATAATTGCCTTCCCGGTGACTGTAAAAACGCACAGAATTTTGGCTTTAAGCCAAGAGGTATAAAAAGAGGACAAGGAGATGGTAATTCTTTCATAGACGGCTATATAACATTCCCACCTGGAAGAGGACCTGGCAATGCCTCTGGATGTTGCCAGCTAGATGTCGCTGAGCTAGCGCTATTTTGGACAGATTTAAGTATGGCACAGTTAATAGATGGAAACTTTAATACCGCAAGCGCCACTGTAGCGACTACAGGAGTCTCATCAGCAAATTTAATAAAATATATGCCAAAGGCAAAACTTGGAAATGAGAATTACATATATGTTATAGGAGGAGGTTATCAAAGCCTAGCTTTGTCAAATATATTCGGAGATAATAATCACTACTTTGGGATACAACAAATGAATTCTATCAACCAATATGGATGGCCTCTATCTAACATTAATATTAAGGTTATAACCGCGTATAATATAGATAAAAAAATAGATGATGGTTTTCCACAATCTGGCGGTGTTATGACCTTAATGAATGAGTTCAGTAGAATGTGGGCAGGAAATTCTACTATGGGTGGTCCATTTACGACAGCTACTCCTTCTAGTAATACTAGCTGTTTTGACAATGGCAACGTAAATGGTGAAAAACAACGATATTCTCTTTCTGTAAATGATGGAAACAATAGTAGCTGTGCTTTATTGATCAAATTCCAATAG
- a CDS encoding 1-acyl-sn-glycerol-3-phosphate acyltransferase has protein sequence MNFFKAIFKFVLLMLWTFFSIVLLFIISRTRRKKWINGFSKVIFSGINRIAGVRVSVNGEVSHNRPLLIVSNHISYLDITVLGSEVPICFTPKSDMAKWPVISSFCRMLGCIFIERTACGIKDARQKMRDTLERGDVLSLFPEGTTGNGRYVLPFKSSLFSIAEEKLADSDIFIQPAVISYDTIGGLPIDSSQWPKIAWYGDMYLFPHIWQLFKMNRIDVSVSFLPPVTLSQFEDRKEMAIYLRDEVVGVLRK, from the coding sequence TTGAATTTTTTTAAGGCTATTTTTAAGTTTGTATTACTTATGCTGTGGACATTTTTTTCCATAGTATTGCTTTTTATTATTTCCAGAACACGTAGGAAGAAATGGATTAATGGTTTTTCAAAAGTTATATTTTCAGGTATAAACCGGATAGCGGGTGTGCGGGTAAGTGTGAATGGTGAGGTTAGTCACAACAGACCATTATTGATTGTTTCCAACCATATTTCTTATCTTGATATAACAGTGCTTGGTAGTGAAGTGCCAATATGTTTTACCCCAAAAAGTGATATGGCTAAATGGCCGGTTATATCTAGTTTTTGCCGTATGCTCGGATGTATTTTTATTGAGCGTACCGCTTGCGGCATAAAAGACGCGCGTCAAAAAATGCGTGATACTTTAGAAAGGGGAGATGTGCTTTCGCTTTTTCCAGAAGGGACTACTGGAAATGGTCGGTATGTTCTGCCTTTTAAGTCTAGTCTTTTTAGTATAGCTGAGGAAAAACTAGCGGATAGTGATATATTTATTCAACCAGCGGTTATAAGTTATGATACGATTGGTGGCTTACCTATAGACAGCTCTCAATGGCCAAAAATAGCTTGGTATGGTGATATGTATCTTTTCCCTCATATTTGGCAATTATTTAAGATGAATAGGATAGATGTTAGTGTAAGTTTTTTGCCGCCGGTTACTCTTAGTCAGTTTGAGGATCGTAAGGAAATGGCGATATATTTGCGCGATGAAGTGGTTGGTGTGCTTAGGAAGTGA
- a CDS encoding GNAT family N-acyltransferase, producing the protein MSVGKIEPLYDMDRIIAGNLEVFVASKPEDIEASKVLRYQVFFEEMGAKASDIIAKTQMDQDEFDDVCDHLLVAEHQEDGGYRVVGTYRLLRRQQMKKIGRFYTDGEFDINLIKSYDGEILEVGRSCVHADFRNRAVMQLLWRGIGAYVVKFQVKFMFGCASFHGVDPKEHAMALSYLYHYHLTPKEMCPRALESRYVDMNLMPKEMVDEKEAFSSLPPLIKGYLRLSGSIGDGAVVDIEYNTVDVSIVVKTDLITEKYATRYGSREAV; encoded by the coding sequence ATGTCTGTTGGAAAAATAGAGCCATTATACGATATGGATAGGATTATCGCTGGTAACCTTGAGGTTTTTGTTGCCTCAAAACCAGAGGATATTGAAGCGTCAAAAGTTCTGCGTTATCAGGTATTTTTTGAGGAGATGGGAGCAAAAGCTAGTGATATTATAGCTAAAACCCAGATGGATCAGGATGAGTTTGATGATGTATGTGATCATCTTTTAGTCGCTGAGCATCAGGAAGATGGAGGGTACCGTGTTGTGGGGACATACCGTCTTTTGCGTAGGCAACAGATGAAAAAAATCGGTAGATTTTATACGGATGGCGAGTTTGATATAAATTTAATTAAAAGTTATGATGGTGAGATATTAGAGGTTGGACGTTCTTGTGTGCATGCTGATTTCCGTAATCGGGCGGTTATGCAGTTATTATGGAGAGGAATTGGAGCTTATGTGGTTAAGTTTCAAGTAAAATTCATGTTTGGCTGCGCTAGTTTTCACGGTGTTGATCCTAAAGAGCACGCTATGGCGCTTTCCTATCTTTATCATTATCACCTAACACCAAAGGAGATGTGTCCACGCGCGCTTGAAAGCCGTTATGTTGATATGAATTTGATGCCAAAAGAAATGGTTGATGAAAAAGAGGCTTTTTCCAGTCTTCCACCTTTGATAAAAGGTTACCTAAGACTTAGTGGTTCTATTGGTGATGGGGCGGTTGTTGATATAGAATATAATACTGTTGATGTTAGTATTGTTGTTAAAACCGATTTGATAACCGAGAAATACGCTACAAGATATGGGAGTAGGGAAGCGGTTTGA
- a CDS encoding Fur family transcriptional regulator produces MSDIEEKCIEKGLKMTGQRRVVAKVISESDDHPDVDMLYQRAIEIDPNISIATVYRTVKLFEEAGITQRHDFGDGRARYEPADVDHHDHLIDLKTGDVVEFTNEKIEILQKEIAKELGYRLVDHRLELYGIPIDDKKS; encoded by the coding sequence GTGTCGGATATAGAAGAAAAGTGTATAGAAAAAGGTTTGAAGATGACGGGGCAACGCCGTGTTGTCGCTAAGGTTATTTCTGAATCTGATGACCACCCCGATGTTGATATGTTGTATCAAAGAGCTATAGAAATAGACCCTAATATTAGTATAGCCACTGTTTATAGAACAGTTAAACTTTTTGAGGAGGCTGGTATTACTCAGCGCCATGATTTTGGCGATGGGAGAGCACGTTATGAGCCAGCCGATGTTGATCATCATGATCATTTGATAGATCTTAAAACTGGTGATGTAGTTGAGTTTACTAATGAGAAAATAGAGATTTTGCAAAAAGAAATAGCTAAAGAGCTTGGCTACAGGCTGGTTGACCATAGGTTAGAGCTTTATGGTATACCTATTGATGATAAAAAATCATAA